One window from the genome of Fundidesulfovibrio magnetotacticus encodes:
- a CDS encoding secondary thiamine-phosphate synthase enzyme YjbQ has translation MKSYRKELWFEVPGRRAFVNITPQVRQCLRESGVREGLVLVNAMHITSSVFVNDDESGLHHDYEVWLEKLAPHAPVAQYRHNVGEDNADAHMKRQIMGRETVVAVTAGELDFGPWEQIFYGEFDGGRRKRVLVKIIGE, from the coding sequence ATGAAAAGCTACCGCAAGGAACTCTGGTTCGAGGTCCCCGGCCGCCGGGCGTTCGTGAACATCACCCCCCAGGTGCGCCAGTGTCTGCGCGAGTCCGGCGTGCGCGAAGGGCTCGTGCTGGTGAACGCCATGCACATCACCAGTTCGGTGTTCGTCAACGACGACGAGTCCGGCCTGCACCACGATTACGAGGTCTGGCTGGAGAAACTGGCCCCCCACGCCCCCGTGGCGCAGTACCGCCACAACGTGGGCGAGGACAACGCCGACGCCCACATGAAACGCCAGATCATGGGCCGCGAGACCGTGGTGGCCGTCACCGCCGGCGAGTTGGACTTCGGCCCCTGGGAGCAAATCTTCTACGGCGAGTTCGACGGCGGACGCAGGAAGCGCGTACTGGTGAAGATCATCGGGGAATAG